Genomic window (Spirochaetota bacterium):
CTTAGTATTTGGATATAGTTATGATTTTTTCAAAAAAGATTCCTATTTCAAAGTTCCTTTCAGTAGCGAAAAGTTACAAGCAAATAATCCTATGTTCCAACCTGAACAAACTTCTTTTGAAGACGATATACAACCAAACTATGTTCCATGTCCTGGTTGTAATACAGAATATAAAATTAAAATCCCTTCTCTACAAAAATCAATCTACTATTTTCGTCACCATTATGGGTATCTGATTATTTGGATATTATCTATTTTGGCTTTTCCATTAGGTATTCTAAACTTAATACAAATAGATTATGAAATAGCTTTTCCTATTAAAAATCTTGGTATTATTGGAGCTATAGGAACAGGCTTCTGTGTTATTTATAATCTTATCATCAAAAAAATATTTATTGATGATATCTTACCTGAAATTAAAAGCAAACAATCTTCTTTAAAGGAAACTCTTATTCATAATGCCGAAGAAACATCTTTTGTAGTTATGTGGATATTTTTAGCACTTTTTACTTACGATCTTATAGTTGCATTTATTGGTGGCCCTGAAGTTATTGCACAAGCTCTACAGCAAACTGGTTATCTTACTATTGTTATTGCATTATTAGTAGGATTATTACCAGGTTGTGGTCCTCAGATTATTTTAGCAACTCTCTATTCTCAAGGGCTGATCCCTTTCTCTGCAATGCTTACTAATGCTATTTGTAATGATGGAGATGCCTTATTTCCACTTATTGCGATGGACAAACAATCCGCTCTTTATGCAAGCTTGTATGGATTGCTTCCTGCTTTTGTTATAGGAACGATAGCTTATTTTTTAGGATTTTAGATATTTTATGCTTCTACAATTATTTCAAATTTTTTTAAAAATAGGATTCACTGCTTTTGGTGGTCCTATTGTTCATATAGCTATGGTGGAGCAAGAAATAGTTAGCAACCAAAAATTAATTAGTAAAGATCAATTTTTAAATTATATAGGGATGGTTAATCTCATTCCAGGACCTAATTCCACACAATTAATTATGTTATGTGGCTTAAAACTAAAAGGAATATCGGGAATGTTAGTTTCTGGATTTGCTTTTATTTTTCCAGCAGTATTAATCACCCTTATCTTAGCTATCATTTACCATCAATCTTCAAAACTCACTTTTTTAATTCCTATTTTTAGTTATCTCAAATATGGCATATTTCCTATTATTTTATTTTCTCTTATAAAATTCACCAAAACAGCCTCCAAAAATTATTCTCTAGCACTGATTCTTATATTATCTACTCTTACTAATTTGATTTTCAATAATGAAATTCTAATTATTTTTGTTATGGGAATTATTGGTTTTATTACTAGCATCTTAATTAAAAATAATAAAAACAAATTATATTCTATAAATGTAATTTTACTTTCTACTATATTTTACAAATTTTTAATTATTGGTTTCACTTTATTTGGTGGAGGATTTCTACTAATAGCCTATGTTAAGGATCAATTTTTTCAAATGTTAAGTAATGAGCAAATTTTAGATGCTATTGCCTTTGGACAATTTACTCCAGGTCCTATATTGACTAGTGCTACTTTTATGGGCTATCAAATGGGAGGAATCTTAGGAGCTCTTGTTGCAACAGTAGGTATTTTCATTCCTTCGATTATTCTTATTCCTCTTTTAGACAAAATATTTTCATCATATAAAAATCCTAAGATATCACTTTTTATTGATAATATTAATGCTGCTAGTATAGGAGTAATGCTTGCTATTACGATAAAAATAGCATTAGAATTGGGTGCAAATTTGTATGGATTGCCTATCATTCTAATTAATAGTCTTTTATTTTATAAAAAAACACCAACTTTATATCTGATTTTTTTATCGATGATTTATGGGTATGGGATATCTTTTATTAACATATAAAAAACACCTCAATTGAATAAGATCGTATAATTGAAAATTCATTACAAATCTCTTATAATATATAAGATAAAAATAAAAGAGGGTGTAATGAGATTTTATAATTCCTTATCTAAAAAAATAGAAATATTCCCTAAACAAGAATCCGTAAATATTTATTCTTGTGGGCCTACTGTCTATGATTTTGTACATATAGGAAATTTACGCACTTTTTTATTCGAGGATTTATTAATTCGCACCCTTAAAGATAATGCTTATAACATTGTTCATACACGAAACATTACAGATATAGACGACAAAACAATTAAACATGCTCAAGAACAAAATATATCTCTCTCAGAATTCACTAATAAATACACAGAAGAATTTTTAACAGATCTAAAAAATTTGAATTTTGATCAAAGCTCTACCACTTATTTAAAAGCTACAGACTATATTCAGCCTATGATAAACATGATTCAAAAATTAATAGATAATAACTACGCTTATGAAACAGAAGACGGTGTTTATTTCAAAACATCTTCATTTAATCATTATGGAGATTTTGCAGGATTAAACTTAGAAAATATTCAACAAGGTGCTTCTGGACATAATTCTGATTTTACTAAAGAAGATTTTGGTGATTTTGTATTATGGAAAAAATATAAAAAAAGTGATGGATGTGTATATTGGGAAAGTGCATGGGGCAAAGGAAGACCAGGGTGGCATACAGAATGTGCAGCAATGGTACAACATCAATATCCTAAGGGATTGGATATTCATACTGGTGGTGTCGATCTTTTGTTTCCTCATCATACTAATGAAAAGGCTCATTGTGAATGCCTTTCTTCTAAATCTATGTCTAAATTTTGGTTACATGCCACTCATTTATTAGTTGATAATCAAAAAATGAGTAAAAGTCTCGGCAATTTTTATACTGTTCGTGATTTGATTGAAAAAGGATTTGATTATAAAACAATTCGTTTTTATCTTCAAACTGAAGCCCATTACAGATCCTCGTTGAATTTCACTCTTGAAGGATTAAAAGGTGCTGATTCTGCACTCAAAAGAATTAATAATTTTATTTGTGAAATTATTGAAAAACCTAGTACTGCCACCAATAATCAATTAAAAGAAAAATTTGACTCTCATCTACATGATGACTTGAATATCCCAAGAGCAATGGGAGAAATCTTTACTACTATTAATAATTTTTATCATGGAATTACTATAGATACAGAAAGTACTCTTCAAGATCTAAAAAAAATCAATCAAATTTTAGAAGTTTTTAGTTTTCCACAAGAAACAATTTTGAATAATATTACCCAAAAATTATATGATCTTCGTATAATTGCTAGAAAAGAAAAAAATTGGAGTGAATCAGATAGACTTCGTGATGAATTATTACTCCATGGTATAGAAATAAGAGATAACAAAGATAGTGTAAGCATAAGGAAAATATAATGCGATCTATTTTTTTACTATTCGTTTTGGGAATTGGAATTATCCTATCTTTATTTATTAAGATCCCCTCTTCAAAATCCTCATCTATTAAAAAAATAATTTCTCTTTCCCCATCACATACTCAAACATTAGATTATTTAAATCTAGGCAATAAAATTATAGCTATTTCTAGTTTTGATACAGATCTTTATTATCAAGATAGAATAAAGATTGCTGGTGGGATATATTTTGATGAAGAAAAATTATTAGAACTTTCGCCAGATTTAATAATTATTGGTGATATTCAAAAAAACAATACAAGTGTAGCATTTTTAGAATCTAAAGGAATAAAAACTCTCACTCTCAAAACAAGTTCTTTTCAAGATATTTATCAATCTATTTTGGATTTACAAGAATTATTTCCACAAATAATTTCTGATACTATCGTATCTAATTATTTGCAAGAATGGCAATATATTCAAAACACTCTTATTAGTAATACTCGTTCAGCCTTGATTGTACTTTCTATAGATCCTGTTTATTCTATTTCTACAAATAATTATCTTAATGAATTATATGCTTATAGTGGTTGGAATAATGTTGTTAAAACAACAGTGCCTTATCCGATTTTTGATGAAGAACAGTTAAGATCTTTATCACCGGTGGATGATCTTATTATTTCTTCTTTTTTAACTAATGAGCTAGCAAGTATTAGTAATATCCAAAAACAAATTAATGCAAAAAATATTGTGATTATTTCCAATACTTCTATTAATTTGCCTTCTCCTTATCTTTTGAGTATAATAAAAGAGCTTCGTCTCATACAAAGCTCTTTAGTTAATTAATTATGTTGAACTCTACTACGAAAATTCCTTATTGAATTACCTATCATTTGATAATTTTCTTCGAGAAGATCTATTTTAGAAAACAAAGCACCTTTAAGAGCAACAGCTTTTGCACCAAAGCGTAAAAACTCTAATGCAGAAGAAATAGTTAATCCACCTGTAAGAATAAAATTAGCATCTGGCAAATATTCTAAAATAGAAACAATAGATTTATAATGCAATTGTGATGCAGGAAATATTTGTACCAGATCAGATTGTGTTTTATGAGCATCATAAATTTCTGTAGGAGTAAATCCTGAAATAATTGCTGGTACATTATATTTTGAAGCTACAACAGGAAGATCTTTTGCAAGCACAGAACTTACTACAAATTGCGCACCTTTTTTGATAGCTATCTCGGCATCTTCTGATGAATAGAAAAAACCTGCACCTATCTTCATCTCTGGATATTTTTTGGTTAATTCACCAATCACATCAGCTTGTTGAAGTTGCTGAGGATTTTTAAAATTCACTTGTAAAATAGGAACAGATTGTTCTAACATGGTTTCCAACAATGCTTCAGCATTTATTATTGATTCAAAATCAACAATAGGAAGAAATTTTAACGCTAAAATACGCTCTATTGACACATCCATAAAAACCCCATATAATATATATACATATATTATTACTTAAAAAGAATAATATTTCAAGAGATAATAGGTAGAAAAATGAAAAAAAAAATAATTATACCCACTAAAATTGCTCCTAAGATTATTATGATAGCAAATAATAAAAAAGCTAATCATGAATATGAAGTTTTAGAAAAATTTGAATCTGGGATTGAGCTTCGTGGAACAGAAATAAAATCTCTGAGAGAAGGTCGAGTAAATCTAAAAGAAGCCTATATTTTAGTGCGTGGTGGTACTGCCAAAATTATCGGTATGAATATTAGCACTTATGATTTTGGAAATATTTTTAATCATATTCCCAAAAGAGAGCGACAATTACTTTTACACAAAAAAGAAATTGTAAAGTTAGAGCAACGCTCTACACAAGAAGGATTAACGATCATTCCTCTTTCTATCTATATCAAAGGTCGTTTAGCAAAATTATCTATTGCTTTATGTAAAGGGAAAAAACTTTACGATAAAAGAGCTGCATTACAAGCAAAAGATACAAATAGAGAAATACAACGGACTCTCAAAGCTAATCGTTTGTAACAAAATATTATTATATAATTTTATCAATACATGTTTTACAATTTGGATCATTTGGTATAATTTTAATATGAGCTCCAAAAATTTGATGAATTAATTCTTCTGATATTTCTGAAGGGTGTCCTAAATATTTCATTTCATTCATCAAAATCCCTACTTTATCTGATGCGGATACAATAGAGCTAATATCATGAGAAATAATCATAATTCCTACATTTTCTTGTTTTAATTCTGATAATATTTTATATATTTGATTTATTGAAGAGATATCTAAGGCACTTGTAGGTTCATCTAAAAAGAGTAATTTCGGTTTATGAGCAATCGCTAATGCCAAGAGAACTCTCTGCCTTTGACCACCAGATAATGTCACAAAAAGTTCATTTTTTTTATCTAATAATTTCACTCTATTAAGTGCGTTCTCAATAATTTCTATTTCTGTATTTGTCAATCTAAATCCGATTTTTGACGATAGAAAAATTTGTGCAACAACATCATAAACAGTAAGTGGAAGTAATAAATTGACATTGTGATGTTGCGGAAGGTAGGCTATATCACCTTTGAATTGCTGTATTGCTTTTTTTGGAGTTAATCCATTAATTAAGATAGAACCCTTTTGAATAGATTTTATCCCTAAAATAGATTTCAAAAGAGTAGTTTTGCCTGATCCATTAGGTCCAATAATTGCAAGCATTTCTCCTTGACATAAAGATAAAGAGACATTTTTAATTACAATATTTTTGCCATAAGATATATCAAGATTATTAACCTCTAATGTAAACATTACTACCTCTATTTAATAAGATTCATTAATAACTCTTGCCCCTTTTCACAATCAATTTGTAGAAAAATAAATTTCTTTTTCTTGGATTTATCTCCAGAAATTAATTGAATAGATGTTTTAGGGCAAGAAAAACTTTTAGCAAGGATATCTATTATTTTTTTATTAGCCTCTCCATCAACAGGTGGAGAGGTGATTTTTAATTTCAAACCCGAACTTTCTTGTACAAATTTATTACATGAAGATCTTGGAACTATTGTTAATTCTAAAATAAAAGACATTTTATCCTAACATACTGATTACCAAACGAAGTACTAGAGTATGTGTCAGCTTAATCATTGTTTCTACAACCATCAAAAATATATACATATAAAAAGGTGAAAAATCCATAATACCAAAACGAATGGGAGGTAGTACTCTTAGTAATCCATAATAGACAGGATTAATTAAATTATCTACAAAGCGTAAAATAATTATTGACCTATTAACAGGTAACCAAGAGGATAAAATCCAAATGAAAAAAACTACATTATAAATCACAACTATAAATAATGAAAATTCAAATATTAAATTTATTATTCTTATACTTTGTTCTATGAGCATATAACTCTCCTAAATTATTGAAATAAAACAGAACCCAATCTAATTATATCAGTTCCTTCTTGAATTGCCCATTCAAAATCGTTACTCATACCCATAGACAACTTCAAAGATATTAATTCTGGATATTTTAATATCATACAATCTCTTAAAGATACTAAATCTACAAAAGATTTTCTAACAATATGTTCATCCAAACTTAATGCACCTATGGTCATTAAACCCTCAAAACAAATATTAGGATTTTGTAATAATAATTCTACCATACAACATAGTTCTTTTTCAGAACGAATTCCATGTTTACTATCTTCTAAAGATGTATTATATTGTAAAAAAACTTTTTTAGTTAAGCCTTGTGATGTTATTTTGTTAATTACACTAGTTAATTGATCTAATGATTCTATACTTTGTATAACATCAAAAAGTTTTAAAGCTTTATTTTCTTTATTACTCTGTAATGATCCTATCAAATGTTTTTCAACTATTCTATCGCCTAATACTTCAAATTTAACACAAGCCTCTTGTACTCTATTTTCGCCTATCATTGTTATCCCTTTATCTAACAAAGGAATGATATCTGACACAGTTCTATTTTTTGTAACAGCAAGAATTTCAATCTGTTTAGAGGTGATTTTATCAATACGCTCTAAAATAGAATCTAACATAAAAAACCTCTAATAAGAATTTTCTAAATCTATTTGTTTTTTATGTAAGGCTTTTAATTCTTTAATTAACATAATAGTAGATAAAATACCAATGATCAAATAAGAACTAGGAAAAGCCCAATATATACCATTTAATCCCCAAAACATATTAAAGACAATAAAACCAAACATCACGGTAATAGGATATGATAAAGAGAGCCAAAAAGATTCTTTTGCATGTCCCATTGCTTGTAATGCTTCGGCAATACAGATGAATACCCCCCACCCTATATAAGTATAAGATTGAGGTCTTGCTATTTCTCTACAGATTCTTATAATATCAGGATCTGTTGTGAATATAGCAAACACACTTGCTGGTGAATACCACAAGAAAAGACCAGTTAATAGAGAAATCAACATCCCCAAACCAAAAGTCATCAAAATAATTTTCTGTACTCTTTTGTATAATTTGGCTCCATAATTTATCCCTATTAGAGGTTGAGATCCTATGCCTAAAGAGATATTAATCATAGACATTAACATAATCAGCCTATTAAAAATACCAAACGCAGACAGATATTCATCTCCATAAGGTTTTAAAATAACATTCGCTACTGAAAAAACTCCCACAAACAAAATCAATCTCAATCCTGTGGGTGTACCAACTTGTACAACCTCTTTAAGTAGTGGCATACTAATATCTGATTTATTATCTAATAAAAGATTTGTGTCGTATAACTTTTTGATTCTTGTAAGAGCAATAACGAACACAACCCCTTGCCCTACCACTGTTGCTAATGCAGCACCTGCAACACCCCATCCAAAATATATAATAAAAACAGCATCCAAAATAATATTTAAAACAGCACCTATCATATTGAGATAAGTAGCACTTAAAGCTTTCCCTTTAGCACGAAATGCACCCAAAAGCATATTATTAATAGGAAGAATAAATCCTGTCCATAAAATAATACTACCATAATCACGAGCATAAGGTAAGGAATCCGTAGAAGCCCCAATCAATATTAGAAAACTATCTAAATTCATCAAAATTGAGAAACTAATAATATTAGAAACAACGAACAATCCCCAAAAGCTATGAATCAAAGTTTTTTTTGCTCTTTCTGGATTTTGTGATCCTAAAGCTCGAGAAATTATAGAAGCGTTTCCTACTGAAAATAAGACTCCTATAGAAATATACATTAATTGTATTACATTAATAACAGATAAGGCTGCTAAAGCCTTACTACCAATATATTGACCTACAAATACCGAATCCACAGTATTGTAAAAACTATCTACCAATCCTGAAATAACAGCAGGTAATGCTAAAAGAAATAATAATTTTATAATATTTTTATCTTCTTTTATTTTGTTGATTTGCTCTGGCATTTTTTATCCTTTAATAATTTCTAACACAGTTCATTTTCGTTATATTTTTTTCTATTTTTTGATACACATTTTTTGTTATTATTACAGCAAGAATAAAATTCACAATATCAGTAACTGGCATAACAAACCAGATACCTTTTAATCCCAAATATAAAGGTAATATATAATATAATAAAGTGCTAAAGAGAGGACGAAAAAATGCTAAAAATAATGCTTCTCTCATATAACCAACAGATTGAATGAATCCTGATAAAAGCATATACACTCCAAATAAAAAGAAAAATGATCCCGTATAAGCTGAGGCTTCTTTAGATAAATTCATAATATCTTCATTTGTAGTAAACATCTTAAAAAAAGTTATAGGTATATAGATAAATCCCATAGTCCCGAAAACACCAAGAACGAGCATTACACAAGATCCTGTAAATAATATTTTATACAATCTATCAATACGATTTGCACCATAATTAAAAGAAATAATAGGCTGTGCACCAAAATTACACCCCTGTATAGGCATAAAAACAAGAGCTACCAATTTATTAATAATTCCATAAGAAGCCAAGGCTACAATCCCATAAGCTTGTAAAGCTTTGTTCGCTACCAAACTCGCTATCACTATCATACCCAAACGCAAGCCTGAGGGTGCTCCTATACTCATAATTTGTAAAAAAATTACGCTATCAAAAACAATCACATCGCGAAAATATGCCAATAATTTGAATTCTTTAATAATATAATAAATAGCAAACACTAATGCTACACATTGAGCTATTATTGTAGCTATCGCAGCTCCCGCAACACCCCATCCAAAATACACAATAAATATAATATCTAAAATAATATTAAGTATTGCCCCTATAAGAGCTAAAATCATTGTTATTGATGCTAGTCCTTTGGCTCTTAATACTCCTGAAAAAACACCATTCAAAGGAATT
Coding sequences:
- a CDS encoding arsenic efflux protein: MNLLQILYLSASNTFIQVGTFVAMTLLIFGYINYKTQGRLINSFTKYKHLQVFFGALLGLSPGCGGAILVMPLYLKGQVTFGTVLATLVATMGDAAFVLIVSAPKEYIYISIISFITALVFGYSYDFFKKDSYFKVPFSSEKLQANNPMFQPEQTSFEDDIQPNYVPCPGCNTEYKIKIPSLQKSIYYFRHHYGYLIIWILSILAFPLGILNLIQIDYEIAFPIKNLGIIGAIGTGFCVIYNLIIKKIFIDDILPEIKSKQSSLKETLIHNAEETSFVVMWIFLALFTYDLIVAFIGGPEVIAQALQQTGYLTIVIALLVGLLPGCGPQIILATLYSQGLIPFSAMLTNAICNDGDALFPLIAMDKQSALYASLYGLLPAFVIGTIAYFLGF
- a CDS encoding chromate transporter; translation: MLLQLFQIFLKIGFTAFGGPIVHIAMVEQEIVSNQKLISKDQFLNYIGMVNLIPGPNSTQLIMLCGLKLKGISGMLVSGFAFIFPAVLITLILAIIYHQSSKLTFLIPIFSYLKYGIFPIILFSLIKFTKTASKNYSLALILILSTLTNLIFNNEILIIFVMGIIGFITSILIKNNKNKLYSINVILLSTIFYKFLIIGFTLFGGGFLLIAYVKDQFFQMLSNEQILDAIAFGQFTPGPILTSATFMGYQMGGILGALVATVGIFIPSIILIPLLDKIFSSYKNPKISLFIDNINAASIGVMLAITIKIALELGANLYGLPIILINSLLFYKKTPTLYLIFLSMIYGYGISFINI
- the cysS gene encoding cysteine--tRNA ligase yields the protein MRFYNSLSKKIEIFPKQESVNIYSCGPTVYDFVHIGNLRTFLFEDLLIRTLKDNAYNIVHTRNITDIDDKTIKHAQEQNISLSEFTNKYTEEFLTDLKNLNFDQSSTTYLKATDYIQPMINMIQKLIDNNYAYETEDGVYFKTSSFNHYGDFAGLNLENIQQGASGHNSDFTKEDFGDFVLWKKYKKSDGCVYWESAWGKGRPGWHTECAAMVQHQYPKGLDIHTGGVDLLFPHHTNEKAHCECLSSKSMSKFWLHATHLLVDNQKMSKSLGNFYTVRDLIEKGFDYKTIRFYLQTEAHYRSSLNFTLEGLKGADSALKRINNFICEIIEKPSTATNNQLKEKFDSHLHDDLNIPRAMGEIFTTINNFYHGITIDTESTLQDLKKINQILEVFSFPQETILNNITQKLYDLRIIARKEKNWSESDRLRDELLLHGIEIRDNKDSVSIRKI
- a CDS encoding ABC transporter substrate-binding protein, encoding MRSIFLLFVLGIGIILSLFIKIPSSKSSSIKKIISLSPSHTQTLDYLNLGNKIIAISSFDTDLYYQDRIKIAGGIYFDEEKLLELSPDLIIIGDIQKNNTSVAFLESKGIKTLTLKTSSFQDIYQSILDLQELFPQIISDTIVSNYLQEWQYIQNTLISNTRSALIVLSIDPVYSISTNNYLNELYAYSGWNNVVKTTVPYPIFDEEQLRSLSPVDDLIISSFLTNELASISNIQKQINAKNIVIISNTSINLPSPYLLSIIKELRLIQSSLVN
- a CDS encoding bifunctional 4-hydroxy-2-oxoglutarate aldolase/2-dehydro-3-deoxy-phosphogluconate aldolase; the protein is MDVSIERILALKFLPIVDFESIINAEALLETMLEQSVPILQVNFKNPQQLQQADVIGELTKKYPEMKIGAGFFYSSEDAEIAIKKGAQFVVSSVLAKDLPVVASKYNVPAIISGFTPTEIYDAHKTQSDLVQIFPASQLHYKSIVSILEYLPDANFILTGGLTISSALEFLRFGAKAVALKGALFSKIDLLEENYQMIGNSIRNFRSRVQHN
- the smpB gene encoding SsrA-binding protein SmpB, whose protein sequence is MIANNKKANHEYEVLEKFESGIELRGTEIKSLREGRVNLKEAYILVRGGTAKIIGMNISTYDFGNIFNHIPKRERQLLLHKKEIVKLEQRSTQEGLTIIPLSIYIKGRLAKLSIALCKGKKLYDKRAALQAKDTNREIQRTLKANRL
- a CDS encoding metal ABC transporter ATP-binding protein translates to MFTLEVNNLDISYGKNIVIKNVSLSLCQGEMLAIIGPNGSGKTTLLKSILGIKSIQKGSILINGLTPKKAIQQFKGDIAYLPQHHNVNLLLPLTVYDVVAQIFLSSKIGFRLTNTEIEIIENALNRVKLLDKKNELFVTLSGGQRQRVLLALAIAHKPKLLFLDEPTSALDISSINQIYKILSELKQENVGIMIISHDISSIVSASDKVGILMNEMKYLGHPSEISEELIHQIFGAHIKIIPNDPNCKTCIDKII
- a CDS encoding DUF167 domain-containing protein, with product MSFILELTIVPRSSCNKFVQESSGLKLKITSPPVDGEANKKIIDILAKSFSCPKTSIQLISGDKSKKKKFIFLQIDCEKGQELLMNLIK
- a CDS encoding YggT family protein, producing MLIEQSIRIINLIFEFSLFIVVIYNVVFFIWILSSWLPVNRSIIILRFVDNLINPVYYGLLRVLPPIRFGIMDFSPFYMYIFLMVVETMIKLTHTLVLRLVISMLG
- a CDS encoding YggS family pyridoxal phosphate-dependent enzyme, with protein sequence MLDSILERIDKITSKQIEILAVTKNRTVSDIIPLLDKGITMIGENRVQEACVKFEVLGDRIVEKHLIGSLQSNKENKALKLFDVIQSIESLDQLTSVINKITSQGLTKKVFLQYNTSLEDSKHGIRSEKELCCMVELLLQNPNICFEGLMTIGALSLDEHIVRKSFVDLVSLRDCMILKYPELISLKLSMGMSNDFEWAIQEGTDIIRLGSVLFQ
- a CDS encoding MATE family efflux transporter, which gives rise to MPEQINKIKEDKNIIKLLFLLALPAVISGLVDSFYNTVDSVFVGQYIGSKALAALSVINVIQLMYISIGVLFSVGNASIISRALGSQNPERAKKTLIHSFWGLFVVSNIISFSILMNLDSFLILIGASTDSLPYARDYGSIILWTGFILPINNMLLGAFRAKGKALSATYLNMIGAVLNIILDAVFIIYFGWGVAGAALATVVGQGVVFVIALTRIKKLYDTNLLLDNKSDISMPLLKEVVQVGTPTGLRLILFVGVFSVANVILKPYGDEYLSAFGIFNRLIMLMSMINISLGIGSQPLIGINYGAKLYKRVQKIILMTFGLGMLISLLTGLFLWYSPASVFAIFTTDPDIIRICREIARPQSYTYIGWGVFICIAEALQAMGHAKESFWLSLSYPITVMFGFIVFNMFWGLNGIYWAFPSSYLIIGILSTIMLIKELKALHKKQIDLENSY
- a CDS encoding MATE family efflux transporter; this encodes MSTKEVLDTDEILPLLLKLSIPTMISGLISALYNIVDSIFVGRFVGKEALAALSISNTIQLAFIAFAAWISVGTGTLISQSLGAKKYKKINQIIFTGTLIILICTFSLSIVMISFLDQILLYMGATEQILDDTITYSRIIILFGFLIPLNGVFSGVLRAKGLASITMILALIGAILNIILDIIFIVYFGWGVAGAAIATIIAQCVALVFAIYYIIKEFKLLAYFRDVIVFDSVIFLQIMSIGAPSGLRLGMIVIASLVANKALQAYGIVALASYGIINKLVALVFMPIQGCNFGAQPIISFNYGANRIDRLYKILFTGSCVMLVLGVFGTMGFIYIPITFFKMFTTNEDIMNLSKEASAYTGSFFFLFGVYMLLSGFIQSVGYMREALFLAFFRPLFSTLLYYILPLYLGLKGIWFVMPVTDIVNFILAVIITKNVYQKIEKNITKMNCVRNY